One Pseudomonas fluorescens genomic region harbors:
- a CDS encoding GyrI-like domain-containing protein has protein sequence MDEQTRVDVAGPRFEHGQFLLIAGFGGRFTQDTTEDIPQLWEKLIPHLGRIPAQVNEVTYGVCCNADGEGGFEYIAGVQIEKFDDLPEQYRWVEIQPQQYAVFEHEGPLTQLPATFQYIWNTWLPQSGHEAADAPEFERYSEDFNPKLNTGTLEIWLPLKG, from the coding sequence ATGGATGAGCAAACACGCGTCGATGTGGCTGGACCTCGCTTCGAACATGGGCAATTTCTGTTGATTGCCGGTTTCGGGGGGCGTTTTACCCAGGACACCACCGAGGACATCCCGCAGTTGTGGGAAAAGCTGATTCCGCACTTGGGTAGAATTCCCGCGCAGGTCAATGAAGTGACCTACGGCGTTTGCTGCAACGCGGACGGCGAGGGCGGTTTCGAATACATCGCCGGCGTGCAGATCGAAAAGTTCGATGACCTGCCCGAGCAATACCGCTGGGTTGAAATCCAGCCGCAGCAATACGCGGTCTTCGAGCACGAGGGGCCGTTGACGCAACTGCCTGCCACTTTCCAGTACATCTGGAACACCTGGCTGCCGCAGTCCGGTCACGAGGCGGCGGATGCGCCGGAATTCGAACGTTACAGTGAGGATTTCAACCCGAAGCTCAACACCGGCACTCTGGAAATCTGGCTACCGCTCAAGGGTTGA
- a CDS encoding LysR family transcriptional regulator, giving the protein MNKLELLRTFVRVSELSSFTLAGESLGLPRSTVSEQVQALEKLLGTRLLQRTTRKVQATQDGLVLYERSKDLLSHMDEIEGLFRQDEASLSGRIRIDLPNILARRLIMPRLPQFMARHPNLQLEISSTDRRVDLLSEGFDCVVRIGAQPDQSVVARHLGDFPMVNCASPGYLEHYGVPQTLEDLAQHRLVHYVGVLGSRSEGFVYEEGGQIKHLPMAGSVTVNSTDAYEAACLGGFGLTQVPRTGLQPHLESGELVTVLPQYTAPAMAISLLYARQRHLPLRVRVFMDWLGDVIRSTL; this is encoded by the coding sequence ATGAACAAGCTGGAGCTGTTGCGCACGTTCGTACGGGTCAGCGAACTGTCGAGTTTCACCCTCGCCGGCGAAAGCCTCGGGTTGCCGCGCTCCACTGTGTCCGAGCAGGTGCAGGCGCTGGAAAAATTGCTCGGCACGCGCCTGCTGCAACGCACCACGCGCAAGGTGCAGGCGACCCAGGATGGTCTGGTGTTATACGAACGCAGCAAGGACCTGCTCTCGCACATGGACGAAATCGAGGGTCTGTTCCGGCAGGACGAAGCCTCGCTCAGCGGACGGATTCGCATCGACCTGCCGAACATTCTTGCGCGGCGCCTGATCATGCCGCGGCTGCCGCAGTTCATGGCGCGTCACCCGAATCTGCAGCTGGAAATCAGCAGCACTGACCGCCGGGTCGATCTGCTCAGCGAGGGCTTCGATTGTGTCGTGCGCATCGGCGCTCAGCCTGATCAATCGGTGGTTGCGCGGCATCTCGGCGACTTTCCGATGGTCAACTGTGCCAGCCCCGGCTATCTCGAACACTACGGCGTGCCGCAGACGCTGGAAGATCTGGCGCAGCACCGGCTGGTGCATTACGTCGGGGTGCTGGGGTCGCGTTCCGAGGGGTTTGTGTACGAGGAGGGCGGTCAGATAAAACACCTGCCGATGGCCGGCAGCGTGACGGTCAACAGCACCGATGCGTATGAGGCGGCATGCCTGGGTGGTTTCGGTTTGACGCAGGTGCCGCGTACCGGCCTGCAGCCGCATCTGGAGAGCGGCGAACTGGTCACGGTGCTGCCGCAATACACCGCGCCGGCGATGGCAATTTCATTGTTGTACGCGCGGCAGCGACATTTGCCGCTGCGAGTGCGGGTGTTCATGGACTGGCTGGGCGACGTCATCCGCTCAACCCTCTAA
- a CDS encoding RNA polymerase sigma factor yields MSEVRARVEQVYREDSRRILATLIRLLGDFDLAEEALHEAFFVAVERWQRDGVPDNPRTWLVSTGRFKAIDVLRRRARFKASQPLLLAQLDELEQADWSGEDVEDDRLRLIFTCCHPALAADAQVPLTLREVCDLTTEEIARAFLCAPAAIAQRIVRAKAKIRDAKIPYQVPSLSELPERLDSVLRVIYLVFNEGYSASVGAELTREDLTREAIRLGRLLMELLPEPEVMGLLALMLLHESRRPARTSPNGELVLLDDQERALWDAGLIAEGCALVERALTTRRFGPYCLQAAITAVHAEAPSAAETDWEQIVGLYDVLLRAVPSPVIELNRAVAVAKRDGALAGLNLIEGILQRGELQDYHLAHSARAEFCRQLGRMEEARSAYLRALELTRQEPERRFIEGRLSALELPSP; encoded by the coding sequence ATGTCTGAAGTCCGCGCGCGGGTCGAGCAGGTCTATCGCGAAGACTCGCGGCGGATCCTGGCGACGCTGATTCGTCTGCTTGGCGACTTCGACCTCGCCGAAGAAGCGCTGCACGAGGCGTTCTTCGTCGCGGTCGAGCGCTGGCAACGCGATGGCGTGCCAGACAACCCGCGCACCTGGCTGGTGTCCACCGGGCGATTCAAAGCTATCGATGTGTTACGTCGGCGTGCACGGTTCAAGGCGTCGCAGCCGTTGCTGCTGGCGCAACTCGACGAACTGGAACAGGCCGACTGGAGTGGCGAAGACGTGGAAGACGATCGCCTGCGTCTGATCTTCACCTGCTGCCACCCGGCGCTGGCGGCCGATGCGCAGGTGCCACTGACTTTGCGCGAAGTCTGCGACCTCACCACCGAAGAAATCGCCCGCGCCTTTCTCTGCGCGCCGGCGGCGATTGCCCAGCGCATCGTTCGCGCCAAAGCAAAAATTCGTGACGCGAAAATCCCTTACCAGGTGCCCAGCCTGAGCGAATTGCCCGAGCGCCTCGACAGCGTTTTGCGGGTGATTTATCTGGTGTTCAACGAAGGTTATTCGGCTTCGGTCGGGGCGGAGCTGACCCGCGAGGATTTGACCCGCGAGGCGATTCGACTGGGGCGGCTGTTGATGGAGTTGTTGCCGGAACCGGAAGTCATGGGCTTGCTGGCGTTGATGTTGCTGCATGAATCGCGGCGCCCGGCGCGCACTTCGCCGAATGGTGAACTGGTGCTGCTGGATGACCAGGAACGCGCGCTGTGGGATGCCGGATTGATTGCCGAAGGTTGCGCGCTGGTCGAGCGTGCACTGACCACGCGTCGCTTCGGCCCGTATTGCCTGCAAGCTGCGATCACTGCGGTGCATGCCGAAGCGCCGTCGGCGGCGGAAACCGATTGGGAGCAGATCGTGGGCTTGTATGACGTGCTGTTGCGCGCAGTGCCGTCGCCGGTGATCGAGTTGAACCGGGCGGTGGCGGTGGCCAAGCGCGATGGGGCGTTGGCCGGGCTGAACCTGATTGAAGGGATTCTGCAGCGCGGCGAGTTGCAGGATTACCACTTGGCGCATTCGGCGCGGGCGGAGTTTTGTCGGCAGTTGGGTCGGATGGAGGAGGCGCGGTCGGCGTACCTTCGTGCATTGGAATTGACGCGGCAGGAGCCGGAGCGGCGGTTTATCGAGGGGCGGCTTTCGGCGCTGGAATTGCCCTCACCCTAG
- a CDS encoding SDR family NAD(P)-dependent oxidoreductase: protein MNRKIALITGASRGLGKNAALHLAAQGIDIIGTYNSRADEAQALVSELNALGVNAAMLQLDVSRSDSFAAFAAQVEQVLLQTFERQRFDYLINNAGIGVHALFTETTPEQFDLLMNVQLKGPFFLTQQLLPLINDGGRIINISSGLTRFSLPGYGAYAAMKGAMEVLTRYQAKELGARQIGVNILAPGAIETDFGGGTVRDNAAVNAMVASNTALGRAGQPDDIGGALALLLSPGAQWINGQRVEASGGMFL from the coding sequence ATGAATCGCAAAATTGCATTGATCACCGGCGCCAGTCGCGGCCTCGGTAAAAACGCCGCACTCCATCTGGCTGCGCAGGGCATCGATATCATCGGTACCTACAACAGTCGCGCCGACGAAGCGCAGGCATTGGTGAGTGAATTGAACGCGCTGGGCGTCAACGCGGCGATGCTGCAACTGGACGTGAGCCGCAGCGACAGCTTTGCTGCGTTTGCAGCGCAGGTAGAGCAAGTGCTGCTGCAGACGTTTGAACGTCAGCGCTTCGATTATTTGATCAATAACGCTGGAATCGGCGTACACGCGCTCTTCACCGAAACCACGCCGGAACAGTTTGATCTGCTGATGAATGTTCAGTTGAAAGGGCCGTTTTTTCTGACCCAGCAATTGCTTCCCCTGATCAACGACGGTGGGCGAATCATCAACATTTCCAGCGGCCTGACCCGCTTCAGCTTGCCGGGTTACGGCGCCTACGCAGCAATGAAAGGCGCGATGGAAGTATTGACCCGTTATCAGGCCAAAGAGCTGGGCGCGCGGCAGATCGGCGTGAATATTCTCGCGCCGGGCGCGATTGAAACCGACTTCGGTGGCGGAACCGTTCGCGACAACGCGGCGGTGAATGCGATGGTCGCCAGTAATACCGCGTTGGGGCGCGCCGGTCAGCCGGATGATATCGGCGGCGCACTGGCGCTGTTGCTGTCACCCGGTGCGCAGTGGATCAACGGCCAACGGGTTGAGGCTTCGGGCGGGATGTTTCTCTAA
- a CDS encoding LysR family transcriptional regulator → MASQEVLLAFVQAATQGSFSAAARKLGRSQSTISAAVASLEIDLDLQLFDRSSRKPTLTPAGHVMLQKAEAILAATSRLEMSARQLAQGVEPKLTVAISDTYQSYRFEAALVGFEQRYPELELECLIAECDDLIELVQRGRAHLAFAEMQDNYPPDLVTATVAERTEIALFVSREHPLATLAQVDQQILEQHRELRLATIVNPYDSRGKGRVWSAPSYLMLLEMAEKGFGWAPLPRWLVQRYANGLLVEVNVRGWPKPVFVDALWSRLYPPGPAGSWLLSKMLE, encoded by the coding sequence ATGGCTTCGCAAGAAGTGCTCTTGGCGTTTGTACAAGCAGCCACGCAAGGTTCGTTTTCAGCGGCGGCGCGCAAGTTGGGGCGTAGCCAATCGACCATCAGCGCGGCGGTGGCCAGCCTTGAGATCGATCTGGATTTGCAGCTTTTCGACCGCAGCAGCCGCAAGCCGACGCTCACCCCCGCCGGCCATGTGATGCTGCAAAAAGCCGAGGCAATCCTGGCCGCGACCAGCCGTCTGGAAATGAGCGCGCGGCAACTGGCGCAAGGTGTCGAACCGAAGCTGACCGTAGCGATTTCCGATACCTATCAGTCCTATCGTTTCGAGGCGGCATTAGTGGGTTTCGAGCAGCGTTATCCGGAGCTGGAGCTGGAATGCCTGATCGCCGAATGCGATGACTTGATCGAACTGGTGCAGCGCGGCCGGGCGCATCTGGCTTTCGCGGAGATGCAAGATAACTACCCGCCGGACCTGGTGACCGCGACCGTCGCCGAGCGCACGGAAATTGCCCTGTTCGTCAGCCGCGAACACCCGTTGGCAACGCTTGCTCAGGTCGATCAGCAGATTCTTGAGCAACATCGCGAGTTGCGCCTGGCAACTATCGTCAATCCGTATGACAGTCGCGGCAAGGGCCGGGTGTGGTCGGCGCCGAGTTATCTGATGCTGCTGGAAATGGCTGAAAAAGGTTTTGGCTGGGCACCGTTGCCGAGATGGCTGGTGCAGCGTTATGCCAATGGTTTGCTGGTGGAAGTGAATGTGCGCGGCTGGCCGAAACCGGTGTTCGTCGATGCGCTGTGGTCGCGCCTGTATCCGCCGGGGCCGGCGGGGAGCTGGTTGCTGAGCAAGATGCTGGAATAA
- a CDS encoding GNAT family N-acetyltransferase: protein MNTVIRNVSAADLDRCYAIETVAYEGDEAATREKIATRIATWPDGFVVAEVDGVVAGFINSGAAFDVQMSDEAFKELIGHDPKGPNVVIMSVVVHPDYQGQGLAKRVLGEFIERMRGMDKATIHLMCKERHIALYAGFGFAYIKPSESDHGGMAWHEMVLTL, encoded by the coding sequence ATGAACACCGTGATTCGCAACGTCAGCGCCGCCGATCTGGATCGCTGCTACGCCATCGAAACCGTCGCCTACGAAGGTGACGAAGCCGCCACCCGCGAGAAGATCGCCACGCGCATTGCCACCTGGCCGGACGGTTTCGTCGTCGCCGAGGTCGACGGTGTGGTCGCCGGCTTCATCAATTCCGGCGCGGCATTTGATGTGCAGATGTCCGACGAAGCCTTCAAGGAACTGATCGGCCACGACCCGAAAGGCCCGAATGTGGTGATCATGTCCGTGGTGGTTCATCCGGATTACCAGGGGCAGGGCCTGGCCAAACGCGTGCTGGGCGAATTCATCGAACGTATGCGCGGCATGGATAAAGCCACGATTCACCTGATGTGCAAGGAACGCCACATCGCGCTGTACGCCGGGTTTGGTTTTGCCTACATCAAACCGTCCGAGTCCGACCACGGCGGCATGGCGTGGCACGAGATGGTCCTGACCCTCTGA
- a CDS encoding YybH family protein, translating to MSAQSDIQNLINTYRDAVMNKDVEKVMALYADDIVSFDAIKALQFKGKAAYRAHWVECMEMCPGPHIFEFHEIAIESAETIAFAHWVANCGGTNDKGETQSCWMRVTACYRQVGGAWKIAHEHWSAPFDPMSGATLFDVTP from the coding sequence ATGAGCGCACAAAGTGATATCCAGAACCTGATCAACACCTACCGCGACGCCGTGATGAACAAGGATGTCGAGAAAGTCATGGCGCTGTATGCCGATGACATCGTCTCGTTCGATGCGATCAAGGCCCTGCAATTCAAGGGCAAAGCGGCCTACCGCGCGCACTGGGTCGAGTGCATGGAGATGTGCCCCGGCCCGCACATTTTCGAATTCCATGAAATCGCCATCGAAAGCGCCGAGACCATCGCCTTTGCCCATTGGGTCGCCAACTGCGGCGGCACCAACGACAAGGGTGAAACCCAGAGCTGCTGGATGCGCGTCACCGCGTGCTATCGCCAGGTCGGTGGGGCGTGGAAAATTGCTCACGAACACTGGTCGGCGCCGTTCGATCCGATGAGCGGCGCGACGCTGTTCGATGTGACTCCCTGA
- a CDS encoding multidrug/biocide efflux PACE transporter — protein sequence MTVPKSITERVFQAIGFEFLAILICTPLLAWIMQKPLLDMGAVTVMIAVLALVWNVVFNRFFDRALLRMNIAHNAWTRVVHALLFEGGLIVMGVPLIAWWLSVSLWQAFLLDVGVLLFFLPYTYVYHWGYDVLRERVMSRGTCES from the coding sequence ATGACTGTCCCGAAGTCCATCACCGAGCGGGTGTTCCAGGCCATCGGTTTCGAGTTTCTCGCCATCCTCATCTGCACGCCGTTGCTCGCATGGATCATGCAAAAACCGCTGCTCGACATGGGCGCCGTAACCGTAATGATCGCGGTGCTGGCGCTGGTCTGGAACGTGGTGTTCAACCGGTTTTTCGACCGCGCGCTACTGCGCATGAATATTGCCCATAACGCTTGGACCCGTGTCGTGCACGCCTTGCTGTTCGAGGGCGGTCTGATCGTGATGGGCGTGCCGTTGATTGCCTGGTGGCTGTCGGTCAGCCTGTGGCAGGCGTTTCTGCTCGACGTCGGTGTGCTGCTGTTTTTTCTGCCGTACACCTACGTTTATCACTGGGGCTATGACGTGCTGCGCGAGCGCGTCATGAGCCGCGGCACATGTGAAAGCTGA
- a CDS encoding YciI family protein has protein sequence MKYLCLVYSDEHVLHSSPDSPEDAECWAYAESIQGSGRMVAAEALESVQTATTVRMRNGKLSITDGPFAETKEQLAGFYLIDAKDLNEAIQVAGHIPAARVGSVEVRPVRQLNV, from the coding sequence ATGAAGTATTTATGTCTGGTCTACAGCGATGAGCACGTGCTGCACTCATCTCCCGACAGCCCGGAAGATGCCGAATGCTGGGCTTACGCCGAGTCGATTCAGGGCAGCGGGCGGATGGTGGCGGCGGAAGCGCTGGAGTCTGTGCAAACCGCAACCACCGTACGGATGCGCAACGGCAAGTTGTCGATCACCGACGGCCCGTTCGCCGAGACAAAAGAGCAATTGGCCGGGTTTTACCTGATCGACGCCAAGGATCTCAACGAAGCGATTCAGGTCGCCGGGCATATTCCGGCAGCGCGGGTCGGCAGCGTTGAGGTGCGCCCGGTGCGGCAATTGAATGTCTGA
- a CDS encoding GNAT family N-acetyltransferase: MSARLVPYDSLNALQRQQVEAIEIHAEQIKFSGDIHGALHTLLSKPGPGVKGFALLADDVPVAFLLLKRPPVLPAWADEHSATLHALQVDRRAQGKGYGKACLQALPAVAREAWPEIKGLELSVDADNEAAIALYVKHGYVDSGEAYKGRIGYERRMGLFF, encoded by the coding sequence GTGTCAGCCAGACTCGTGCCGTACGACAGCCTGAACGCTCTGCAGCGCCAGCAAGTCGAGGCAATTGAAATCCATGCCGAGCAGATCAAATTTTCCGGCGATATCCACGGTGCGTTGCACACCTTGCTGTCGAAACCCGGTCCCGGCGTGAAAGGTTTTGCCCTGCTCGCGGACGACGTGCCAGTGGCGTTTCTGCTGCTCAAGCGCCCGCCGGTGTTACCGGCGTGGGCCGACGAACACAGCGCCACATTGCATGCGCTGCAAGTCGATCGCCGCGCGCAGGGAAAGGGTTATGGCAAGGCGTGTCTACAAGCGCTGCCCGCCGTCGCCCGCGAGGCGTGGCCGGAGATCAAGGGGCTGGAATTGTCGGTGGACGCTGACAACGAAGCGGCCATCGCGCTGTATGTCAAACATGGCTATGTCGACAGCGGTGAAGCGTACAAGGGCCGGATTGGCTATGAGCGGCGGATGGGGCTGTTTTTCTGA